CTCAATACACCGCTCTCTGCGATACTGGCTAACATAGAGATGATGGATACCGATGTAATGGTAGAGAAAAATAAGACCAAACTGGCACGCATCAACATTGCAGCCAAAACGGTTTCAGTTCTCTACAAAGATCTCACGTATCTCATGTTGGAAGAAGAGAAAGAGAACCACGATGAAGAGATTGAGATCAAAGAACTGATCCATAACAGGGTAGAGTATTTCTCTGTTTTGGCACAGTCAAAACATATAGCGTGTGATCTGGATCTGGAAGAGGCGACTATTATAATGGATAGACGTAAATTTACCAGAGTGATAGACAACCTGATATCCAATGCGATCAAATATAACAAACGTAACGGTACCATAGGCATAAAATCGAGAGAAGGGTTGTTGGTTATCTCGGATACAGGTATAGGTATCAATGAAGAAAAAATACCTTTTATGTTTGATCGCTATATGAGATTCAACAGCAGTGAAGGCGGTTTTGGTATCGGTCTGAGCATCGTGAAAAAAATAGTGGATGAATATCATATCTCAATAGAGGTTGAGTCAAAAGAAGGAGAGGGTACAAAAATGGTGTTACGATGGTAAAGTCTATCATATTATGTTTCGTCCTGTTTTCAGGTGTATTTGCTCAGGATGCGTATGAACGTCACTGTGTGGAGTGCCATAAAGAGCTACCTACATCTTTACAGCGTATGTTTATGCGTTACCTGCTTGTGTACAGCGGTGAAGAAAATGTGAAAGCCGGACTGAAACACTATTTGAAATACCCTTTAAAAGAGATCTCTGTGATGTCTGACCTCTTTATAGACACGTATGGTATTAAAGAAAAAAGTACATTGAGTGATAGTGAAATCGATGAAGCTTTGGATATCTATTGGGATAAATATAAGGTGTTTAACAAGTTGAAATAGTTACACATTGACAAAGCTTTAGATATCTATTGCAATAAGTTTAAGGTTTTTAATAAGTTGAAGTAGTTACAATAACTTTGGATAAGGTTATATTATAAATTAAAGGAAGAATGAAATGAAAAGAATAGTCACTGTACTTAGTCTTGTTGCATTTGCAATGGTTAGTACGCCTACAGTCGCATCAGCGAGTGTAAAAAAAGGTCAAAAAATATACAAGAAAAAGGTGAGAAAATACTGTGGATTCTCAGGTGTGAGATTTGCAAGACACCATAATCAGGATGAGTGGGAAGAGATCTATGATGATGGTGAATTCTCAGCAGAAATGAAAAAAATTTGTCCTAAATTACCTTTAAATAAAATTAAAAAATCATGGTGGAAACATCTGTATGAGTTTACTTATGAGTATGGTGAAGGCGGATCGCACGTTCCAAAGTGTTAAACCAAATGTAACTTCTTGAAGCAGTTGTTAACCTTCTGCTTCTTCTTTCACACACTTCACAATATTTTCACAATTACATGCTATTATACTTTTACCTAAAAATAAAAAGGATTACATATGAAGACTACAACTAAATTAGCAGTTGCTGCTTTACTTGGTATGACATTACTTTCATCAACTGCATCTGCAGATGTGAAAAAAGGTCAAAAAATTTATCTTAAGAAGCTTAAAGCTCCTTGTGGATTCAATGGTGTTAAGTTTGCACAATCACATACGCAAGATGAGTGGGAAGCGATCCATGAAGCTGGTAAATTTGAGGATGAAATCAAGAAAATTTGTCCAAAAGTAAAAAAATTCAAAGCAAAATATATTCCAGATGTATATGATTTTGCATATGAATATGCAAGCGATTCAGGTAACGTACCGTCTTGTTAAGGTATGTATCTTAAAAAAAATAGAGGTGGAAGGTCCGCTTTGAGCGGACCTTCTTTATATGAAATAAATAAACTTAAAGGAATTAAAATGAAAAAAATTGCAATCGCGATGTTATTTGCTGGATCTACATTACTTATGGCTGATGGTGCTGCTGCTTACGCTAAATGTGTTGGTTGTCATGGTGCAAACGGAGAAAAAGCTGCTCTAGGTAAATCTGCTGTGATCAAAGGTCAAGATGCTGCAAAAACAGTTGAGCAACTTAACGGTTATAAAGCAGGTACACTTAACCAATATGGCATGGGTGGTCTTATGAAAGGTCAAGTAGCTTCTATGGATGATGCGACGATCAAAGCTGTTGCAGATTACATCGCAGCAATGAAATAAATTTTATACACTTTACATTCAGAAGCCTTTTGGCTTTTGAATGCTCTTACACTCTTTTTAAAATCCCTCTTTTATTATTCTTATTATTTTGTAGCTTCAGTATATTTTTTTATTTTCCTGGCCTCATATGAATTGGCATTTGAACAACTATTACATACTGCTTCCGCATTTTCCTGTTTCACATTTCATTGTGGGTATCTCTTTCTTGGGTGCTTTTACGGTATTGTCTGTTGAACATTTTGTGCTCAGTCTCCCGGTTTCTTTGACACGTACACAATCATAGATCTCTTTCGTTGTTAAGGCTTTCAGTACACATTCCCGTCTGTTATCCTCTTGTGCAAGCTGGCTTAAGATATTCATTTTCTTTTTTACCAGTAAGGCAGAACCATCCACCATACTTGCCCCACATTTTCCCGGACCACATTTCATTCCATCTTCTGTTAAGTTATCTGTTTTATCTTTATCTGTACATCCTGACAGAAGTGATAGTGTGACAAGCAGTGTAATCGTCAGCTTTGATCTCATTTGGTCTCCTTAAGCTCTTTTAACTGATATTTCTCATACATTTCATAAAAAATAGGGATGAGAAAGAGG
The sequence above is drawn from the Sulfurovum sp. TSL1 genome and encodes:
- a CDS encoding cytochrome C, with translation MKTTTKLAVAALLGMTLLSSTASADVKKGQKIYLKKLKAPCGFNGVKFAQSHTQDEWEAIHEAGKFEDEIKKICPKVKKFKAKYIPDVYDFAYEYASDSGNVPSC
- a CDS encoding c-type cytochrome, yielding MKKIAIAMLFAGSTLLMADGAAAYAKCVGCHGANGEKAALGKSAVIKGQDAAKTVEQLNGYKAGTLNQYGMGGLMKGQVASMDDATIKAVADYIAAMK